One part of the Hyphomicrobiales bacterium genome encodes these proteins:
- a CDS encoding chorismate mutase, translated as MQDPSAQKRNDARPTSLAEVREEIDRIDAAMHALLIERSAVISDLIAIKKVQPVQAGDDPARRTSAFRPAREASMMREIVERHSGLLPLDTVESIWRVIISTFTYVQAPYDVIYARSGDGLSMRDVARFHFGYTVPVVAVDEPAEVLGSVGTRGDALGVIPLASNGAWWQALEASDAPNVIARLPFVERPDHPAGMPCLVVANAPIDREVMAATVLSVTFEADTDLPPGVDVLAQSHDRALVSAATSEALSAVQELDATAVIVGSHAPVFRP; from the coding sequence ATGCAGGACCCTTCCGCCCAAAAACGCAATGATGCGCGCCCGACCTCGCTTGCCGAGGTGCGCGAAGAAATCGACCGGATCGATGCGGCGATGCACGCTTTGCTGATCGAGCGCAGCGCGGTGATTTCCGATCTGATTGCCATCAAGAAAGTGCAGCCGGTGCAGGCGGGCGATGATCCCGCGCGGCGAACCTCGGCGTTTCGCCCGGCGCGCGAAGCGTCCATGATGCGCGAGATTGTGGAGCGTCACAGTGGTTTGTTGCCGCTCGACACCGTGGAAAGCATCTGGCGGGTGATCATCTCCACCTTCACCTACGTCCAAGCGCCTTATGATGTGATTTACGCCCGGTCGGGCGATGGGCTTTCGATGCGCGACGTTGCCCGTTTTCATTTTGGCTACACGGTGCCCGTCGTGGCCGTAGATGAGCCAGCTGAAGTGCTCGGCTCCGTCGGTACGCGCGGCGATGCGCTGGGGGTGATCCCGCTGGCAAGCAATGGTGCCTGGTGGCAGGCGCTGGAAGCGTCCGATGCGCCCAATGTGATTGCCCGTCTGCCCTTTGTGGAGCGACCCGATCATCCCGCCGGCATGCCATGTCTGGTTGTGGCCAACGCGCCGATTGACCGCGAAGTGATGGCGGCGACCGTGTTGTCGGTGACTTTCGAGGCGGACACCGACTTGCCGCCTGGCGTCGACGTGCTTGCCCAATCGCACGACCGTGCCTTGGTCAGTGCAGCGACCAGCGAGGCCTTGTCGGCGGTTCAAGAACTTGACGCTACGGCGGTCATTGTTGGCAGCCATGCACCGGTGTTTCGCCCTTAG
- a CDS encoding helix-turn-helix transcriptional regulator: protein MRPKVGVALGGLTDRQHVIARLVAQGKTSKHIARDLGISPLTVRTHRRNLFKVLGVHSVAELVQVVESIERQRPRPDTLTE, encoded by the coding sequence ATCCGTCCCAAAGTCGGCGTTGCTTTGGGTGGTTTGACCGACCGGCAGCACGTGATCGCTCGGCTGGTCGCGCAGGGCAAGACCTCCAAACATATCGCCCGTGACCTTGGGATCAGTCCGCTGACGGTGCGGACGCATCGGCGCAACCTGTTCAAGGTGCTTGGCGTCCATTCGGTGGCTGAGTTGGTTCAGGTGGTGGAGAGCATTGAGCGCCAGCGGCCACGGCCCGATACCCTAACCGAGTAA
- a CDS encoding methyltransferase domain-containing protein: MQVDIIDLRDFYTSPLGLRTRGFLRVALRRHLPDAKGLDVAGIGFSNPYLGQFRGEAERLMSFMPGVQGCVNWPSSGPNASVLVDEDALPLANATLDRVFLIHALEFSPHPRQLMEEVWRVLAPGGRMIAVVPNRRGLLARVDSTPFGHGRPFSKGQMIRLCRDTQFSPTAWSEALHFFPFQNRLALRTASFFERMGKSVVSPLGGVIILEATKHMFRGLPVTEGAKVRAKPVLVPVGAVPN, from the coding sequence ATGCAAGTTGATATTATCGATCTGCGCGATTTTTACACCAGCCCACTCGGTCTGCGCACGCGTGGTTTTTTGCGCGTCGCGCTGCGCCGCCACCTTCCCGACGCCAAGGGGCTGGACGTGGCCGGTATCGGTTTTTCCAATCCCTATCTTGGCCAGTTTCGCGGCGAGGCCGAACGGTTGATGAGCTTTATGCCGGGCGTTCAGGGCTGTGTGAATTGGCCATCGAGCGGGCCGAATGCTTCGGTCTTGGTTGACGAGGATGCACTGCCGCTGGCCAATGCCACGCTTGATCGCGTGTTTCTGATCCATGCGCTGGAGTTCTCGCCCCACCCGCGCCAATTGATGGAAGAAGTTTGGCGGGTGCTTGCGCCGGGCGGGCGGATGATCGCCGTGGTGCCCAATCGGCGTGGGCTGCTGGCGCGGGTGGATTCTACGCCCTTTGGCCATGGCCGTCCCTTTTCCAAGGGTCAGATGATCCGATTGTGCCGCGATACGCAGTTTTCGCCGACGGCCTGGTCCGAAGCCCTGCACTTCTTTCCGTTTCAAAACCGACTGGCGCTGCGCACGGCAAGCTTCTTTGAACGCATGGGCAAAAGCGTTGTCTCACCGCTGGGCGGGGTCATCATCTTGGAGGCGACCAAGCACATGTTCCGCGGTTTGCCGGTGACCGAAGGCGCGAAAGTGCGCGCCAAACCTGTGCTCGTACCGGTGGGCGCCGTGCCGAACTGA
- the metW gene encoding methionine biosynthesis protein MetW yields the protein MSVPDSRVDYAIIADFVPQGARVLDVGCGDGTLLALLEEKKQVDGRGLELSQDGVNEAVARGLSVVQGDADTDLATYPDRSFDVVILSQTLQATQAPKKVLEELLRIGKRVIVTIPNFGNWRARLHLLVQGRMPVTKSLPYSWYDTPNIHFCTLRDFLNLADEVNATIEDSAALNTQGQRLTLNAPWAVWNLIGAQGIFVLTADQKAP from the coding sequence ATGAGTGTGCCTGACAGCCGCGTTGACTATGCCATCATCGCCGACTTCGTGCCGCAGGGCGCGCGGGTGCTCGACGTTGGCTGCGGCGACGGCACGCTGCTCGCGCTTCTGGAAGAGAAAAAGCAAGTCGATGGCCGTGGTCTGGAACTCTCCCAGGATGGGGTGAACGAGGCCGTGGCGCGCGGACTGTCAGTTGTGCAAGGCGATGCCGACACTGACCTTGCGACCTATCCGGACCGCTCCTTTGATGTGGTCATCCTATCCCAGACCTTGCAGGCCACCCAGGCGCCCAAAAAGGTGCTGGAAGAACTGCTGCGTATCGGCAAACGGGTGATCGTGACCATCCCCAATTTCGGCAATTGGCGCGCCCGTCTGCATCTGCTTGTGCAGGGCCGCATGCCAGTCACGAAATCGCTGCCCTACTCCTGGTACGACACGCCGAACATCCATTTCTGCACGCTGCGCGACTTTCTCAATCTGGCCGATGAAGTGAACGCGACCATCGAAGACTCCGCAGCGCTGAATACACAGGGCCAGAGGCTCACCTTAAACGCCCCTTGGGCGGTGTGGAATCTGATCGGCGCGCAGGGCATCTTCGTTCTGACCGCCGATCAGAAAGCGCCTTGA
- a CDS encoding DMT family transporter: MTNTPNPTQPDQSGDNIKAIILMAFSMVLFAFDDAAIKAAGNLGASSASPGEILIIKGVLGVLVYGALMWREGNRMTPTLLRGMAGDKAIVWRTFGDLLAAGAIVTALTLMPLSNVAAILQVLPLVVTLGAALVLGEAVGWRRWSAILVGFAGVMIIIRPGTAGYDINTIWALLAVAGLAIRDLAARRMQARFSTFSIVTMVAALLIPTGLAMHAIMEGEPLFTQIAPAAWAYIIGGGFFGMAAYYAITLSTRMGELSVVAPYRYTRLVAALILAYVFFGEVPDIWMILGATLVIGAGLFTLYRERKLRVVKSI, translated from the coding sequence GTGACCAACACCCCCAATCCGACCCAACCCGATCAATCCGGCGACAACATCAAAGCCATCATCTTGATGGCGTTCTCCATGGTTTTGTTCGCCTTTGACGACGCGGCCATCAAAGCAGCCGGAAATCTAGGCGCAAGCTCTGCCTCGCCAGGCGAAATCTTGATCATCAAGGGCGTGCTTGGCGTCCTCGTCTATGGCGCGCTGATGTGGCGCGAAGGCAACCGCATGACACCAACGCTCCTGCGCGGCATGGCAGGCGACAAAGCCATCGTCTGGCGCACCTTTGGCGACTTGCTGGCAGCCGGCGCCATCGTGACGGCGCTCACCCTGATGCCGCTCTCCAATGTGGCGGCGATCCTGCAGGTGCTGCCATTGGTGGTCACGCTGGGCGCGGCTTTGGTGCTGGGCGAGGCGGTCGGTTGGCGGCGCTGGAGCGCGATTCTGGTTGGCTTTGCCGGCGTCATGATCATCATCCGCCCGGGCACCGCCGGCTATGATATCAACACGATCTGGGCGCTGCTCGCCGTGGCTGGCCTTGCGATCCGTGATCTGGCCGCCCGACGGATGCAGGCGCGCTTTTCCACCTTCTCGATTGTCACCATGGTGGCCGCGCTGCTGATCCCCACCGGACTTGCCATGCACGCAATCATGGAGGGCGAGCCGCTGTTCACGCAGATCGCGCCTGCCGCTTGGGCCTACATCATCGGCGGTGGGTTTTTCGGCATGGCAGCCTATTACGCCATCACGCTTTCGACCCGCATGGGCGAACTGTCCGTCGTCGCGCCCTATCGCTACACGCGTTTGGTGGCGGCGCTGATCCTGGCTTATGTCTTCTTTGGCGAAGTACCCGACATCTGGATGATCCTCGGCGCGACACTGGTCATCGGCGCCGGCCTCTTCACGCTCTATCGTGAACGGAAACTACGCGTGGTGAAGAGCATTTAG
- a CDS encoding homoserine O-acetyltransferase: MTASPTAPVSANPSGTLFEVAEPFVLASGERLERCQIAYTTYGTLNADKSNAILVCHALTGDQYMLGTHPVTGKGGWWETLAGPGKPLDTDRYFLICANVLGGCMGSTGPGSPHPDTGEIYGLSFPLVTITDMVDAQAKLIDHLGIDKLLSVVGGSMGGMQVLQWAARYPDRVVSAIPIATAAKHSSQNIAFHEVGRQAVMADPDWHGGKYASLGTRPTKGLAVARMGAHITYMSDEALHGKFGRALQDRSNISFGFDADFQIESYLRHQGMTFVDRFDANSYLYVTRAMDYFDLAADHEGVLANAFAGAHTRFCVISFTSDWLFPTTESRAIVHALNATTAKVSFVEIETDRGHDAFLLEEPELFATVRAFLSSVAKQRGLPT; encoded by the coding sequence ATGACTGCCTCACCGACCGCCCCTGTCAGCGCCAACCCGTCCGGCACCTTGTTTGAGGTTGCCGAACCCTTTGTGCTGGCTTCCGGCGAGAGGTTGGAGCGCTGCCAGATCGCCTACACGACCTACGGCACGCTGAACGCCGACAAATCCAACGCCATCCTCGTCTGCCACGCGCTGACCGGTGATCAGTACATGCTCGGCACCCACCCGGTGACCGGCAAGGGCGGCTGGTGGGAAACGTTGGCCGGCCCCGGCAAACCGCTCGATACCGATCGCTATTTCCTGATCTGCGCCAATGTACTCGGCGGCTGCATGGGGTCCACCGGTCCCGGCTCGCCCCACCCAGACACCGGCGAGATTTATGGGCTCTCCTTCCCGCTGGTCACGATCACCGACATGGTCGATGCGCAGGCCAAGCTCATCGATCATCTGGGCATCGACAAGCTTCTTTCCGTTGTCGGTGGCTCCATGGGTGGCATGCAGGTGCTGCAATGGGCAGCGCGCTACCCCGACCGCGTCGTCAGCGCCATTCCGATTGCCACCGCGGCCAAACATTCCAGCCAGAACATCGCTTTCCATGAGGTTGGCAGGCAGGCCGTGATGGCCGATCCGGATTGGCATGGCGGCAAATATGCAAGCCTTGGCACGCGTCCGACCAAGGGCCTGGCTGTCGCGCGCATGGGCGCCCACATCACCTACATGTCGGACGAAGCGTTGCACGGCAAATTCGGTCGCGCGCTGCAAGATCGCTCGAACATCTCCTTTGGTTTCGATGCTGACTTTCAGATCGAAAGCTATCTGCGCCACCAGGGCATGACCTTCGTCGACCGGTTTGACGCCAACTCCTACCTCTATGTCACGCGCGCGATGGACTATTTCGATCTGGCCGCCGACCATGAAGGCGTGCTCGCCAACGCGTTTGCTGGCGCCCACACGCGGTTCTGCGTGATCTCCTTCACCTCCGATTGGCTGTTTCCAACCACAGAAAGCCGCGCCATCGTGCACGCGCTCAACGCCACCACGGCCAAGGTTTCGTTCGTCGAGATCGAGACCGACCGCGGCCATGACGCGTTTCTTCTTGAGGAACCGGAGCTGTTCGCCACCGTGCGGGCGTTTCTATCCAGTGTGGCCAAACAGAGAGGGCTGCCAACATGA
- a CDS encoding heme NO-binding domain-containing protein — protein MKGIVFTEFLEMVDDSFGYETTEAIIKKADLPSGGVYTGIGTYSHSEMIALVKGLSAETHVKVQVLVQTFGEHMLGRFVDLFPDFFSTVPDVLSFLENVDGYIHGEVRKLYPNATLPEIATRRLDDGQFELIYKSPRHLGDFAEGLIAGAIRHFGEPFAVQRTDLPNEGQRQCVKFMLAPRP, from the coding sequence ATGAAGGGCATTGTTTTTACTGAATTTCTTGAGATGGTGGATGACAGTTTTGGTTACGAAACCACCGAGGCGATCATCAAAAAAGCCGACCTGCCATCCGGCGGCGTTTACACCGGTATCGGGACCTATTCTCATTCGGAGATGATCGCGCTGGTCAAAGGGCTGAGTGCGGAAACGCACGTCAAAGTCCAAGTGCTGGTCCAGACGTTCGGTGAACATATGCTCGGCCGGTTTGTCGACTTGTTTCCCGACTTCTTTTCAACGGTGCCGGATGTTCTCTCGTTCCTGGAGAATGTCGACGGCTACATCCACGGCGAAGTGCGCAAGCTTTATCCCAACGCAACGCTTCCCGAGATCGCGACGCGCCGTTTGGACGATGGCCAGTTTGAACTCATCTACAAGTCTCCCCGGCACCTGGGCGACTTCGCCGAAGGGTTGATCGCTGGAGCGATCCGTCATTTCGGCGAGCCGTTCGCCGTGCAGCGCACCGATCTTCCCAATGAAGGCCAGCGGCAATGCGTGAAGTTCATGCTCGCTCCACGACCCTAG
- the gloB gene encoding hydroxyacylglutathione hydrolase, producing MPVSCHLYACRADNYGVLVRDEASGKVALIDVPEEMATREAIEETGWIPTHIFITHHHYDHIDGVGGIRSSFDVEVIGNAADAHRLPRLDRQVNPGDTVMLGETAFEIIDTPGHTVGHIAYVSREEKVAFVADTLFAMGCGRMSEGTPEQFHTSLQKLAALDPETQIYCGHEYTLTNARFAVAMDPDSSTLADHARQIEGLRAAGMPTVPTKLKTELAFNPFLRAKDAADFARLRAAKDSF from the coding sequence ATGCCCGTCAGTTGCCACCTTTACGCCTGCCGCGCCGACAATTACGGCGTTTTGGTGCGCGATGAGGCGTCCGGCAAGGTCGCGCTGATCGATGTCCCGGAAGAGATGGCAACGCGCGAGGCGATTGAAGAGACCGGTTGGATACCGACCCATATCTTCATCACCCACCATCATTACGACCATATTGATGGGGTCGGCGGCATCCGCTCTAGCTTCGATGTCGAGGTGATCGGCAATGCCGCCGATGCGCATCGCCTGCCGCGTCTCGACCGGCAAGTGAACCCAGGCGACACGGTGATGTTGGGCGAAACAGCATTCGAGATCATCGATACGCCTGGCCATACGGTTGGCCATATCGCCTATGTGTCACGCGAGGAGAAGGTGGCCTTCGTCGCCGACACCCTGTTCGCGATGGGCTGTGGGCGGATGTCCGAAGGCACGCCCGAGCAGTTCCACACCAGCCTGCAAAAGCTGGCCGCGCTTGATCCGGAAACGCAGATCTATTGCGGCCATGAGTACACACTGACCAACGCCCGATTTGCCGTCGCGATGGACCCCGACAGCTCCACCCTTGCAGACCATGCCCGCCAGATCGAAGGCTTGCGCGCCGCTGGCATGCCAACCGTGCCCACCAAACTGAAAACCGAACTGGCCTTCAACCCGTTTCTGCGCGCCAAGGACGCCGCCGATTTTGCACGGCTGCGTGCCGCCAAAGATAGCTTCTAA
- a CDS encoding cupin domain-containing protein, with protein sequence MTFEEIVAALDLQPHPEGGYYKETFRDPREEDGRSVGTAIYYALGIGDCSAWHKVDAAEIWHWYAGSPLALTLSPNAHDAEAHRLGPNLALGERPQIVVPADWWQTAESLGEWTLVGCTVAPGFTFDGFEMASPDWRPTPRSPSS encoded by the coding sequence ATGACATTCGAGGAGATTGTCGCGGCGCTTGATCTGCAGCCGCATCCCGAAGGCGGCTACTACAAGGAAACCTTTCGCGACCCGCGCGAAGAAGACGGACGCTCGGTTGGCACGGCGATCTACTACGCGCTGGGCATCGGCGACTGCTCCGCGTGGCATAAGGTGGATGCTGCCGAGATCTGGCACTGGTACGCTGGCAGCCCGCTGGCGCTGACACTATCCCCCAACGCTCACGATGCCGAGGCTCACCGGCTTGGCCCAAACCTGGCGCTGGGCGAACGCCCTCAGATCGTAGTGCCCGCCGATTGGTGGCAGACGGCCGAAAGCCTTGGCGAATGGACGCTTGTCGGCTGCACCGTAGCGCCGGGCTTCACCTTCGATGGATTTGAAATGGCATCACCCGATTGGCGCCCAACCCCGCGCTCGCCGTCATCGTAA
- a CDS encoding prephenate/arogenate dehydrogenase family protein, translated as MPYARVAILGAGLIGTSLAHAIRARDPECLISFADSNPDTITALGELFPDCVASTDPAKAVRDADLVMLCVPVGAVGIVSGQIAAHVKPGVTVSDVGSVKRSVMEAMREAFGPDVHVIAGHPVAGSEQSGPRAGFAELFENRYVILTPGEEFDIEALQNLTRFWRRLGAMVEVMDAEHHDLVLAITSHLPHLIAYTIVGTADDLESVTKQEVMKYSAGGFRDFTRIAASDPVMWRDVFLNNKQAVLEVLGRFSEDLSALQRAIRWEDGEKLEAWFDRTRAIRQGIVELGQDTDEVDFGRRSRAEPMPKPYGGD; from the coding sequence TTGCCTTACGCGCGCGTGGCGATCCTTGGCGCAGGCCTTATCGGCACGTCGCTGGCGCACGCGATCCGCGCGCGGGACCCAGAATGCCTGATCAGTTTCGCCGACAGCAATCCTGACACCATCACCGCGCTTGGCGAGCTTTTTCCCGACTGCGTGGCAAGCACTGATCCTGCCAAGGCGGTGCGCGATGCCGACCTGGTGATGCTCTGCGTGCCCGTTGGCGCGGTCGGCATTGTCAGCGGTCAGATTGCGGCGCATGTGAAACCCGGTGTCACGGTCAGCGATGTCGGTTCGGTCAAGCGCAGCGTCATGGAAGCGATGCGCGAGGCGTTCGGACCCGACGTTCACGTGATTGCCGGCCATCCGGTGGCCGGTAGCGAGCAATCAGGACCGCGGGCCGGTTTCGCTGAGCTGTTTGAGAACCGCTATGTGATCCTGACGCCCGGCGAAGAGTTCGACATTGAAGCGCTACAGAACCTGACGCGGTTCTGGCGGCGGCTTGGCGCGATGGTCGAAGTGATGGACGCCGAGCATCATGATCTGGTTCTGGCAATCACCTCGCACCTGCCGCACCTCATCGCCTACACGATTGTCGGCACCGCTGATGATCTGGAAAGCGTCACTAAGCAGGAAGTGATGAAATATTCCGCCGGTGGCTTTCGGGATTTCACGCGCATCGCGGCCTCTGACCCGGTGATGTGGCGAGACGTGTTCCTCAACAACAAGCAGGCGGTGCTCGAAGTTCTTGGGCGGTTTTCTGAGGATTTGTCGGCGCTTCAGCGTGCCATCCGCTGGGAAGATGGCGAAAAGCTTGAAGCCTGGTTCGATCGAACGCGCGCCATCCGCCAAGGGATTGTCGAACTTGGTCAGGACACCGATGAGGTTGATTTCGGCCGCCGTTCGCGCGCCGAGCCGATGCCCAAGCCCTATGGCGGCGATTAG
- a CDS encoding helix-turn-helix transcriptional regulator yields MSDESRPRLTLREREIMALIATGLNSRAIARHLGIAYFTVRKHRSNILPKLDLHDAAELQAFAARHFLEDAPSVPKSALLWVV; encoded by the coding sequence GTGTCCGATGAATCCCGCCCAAGACTGACGCTACGTGAGCGTGAAATCATGGCGCTCATCGCGACCGGTTTGAACAGCCGCGCCATCGCGCGCCATCTGGGCATTGCCTATTTCACGGTGCGCAAACACCGCTCGAACATCTTGCCCAAGCTTGATCTGCACGATGCGGCAGAGCTGCAGGCCTTTGCGGCGCGGCATTTTCTAGAAGACGCGCCATCCGTCCCAAAGTCGGCGTTGCTTTGGGTGGTTTGA
- a CDS encoding cupin domain-containing protein: MLEAGAKVTNQRSGTQFELLQIDPAGFVMRYTMNDKTLVPDFAEHFHVGWHEDFKVLSGEGTYVLGGEEGRVKAGETVSMPEQVKHIHPMNALAEPMIMEQHTKVTGHGPNAVQDTLGFLFTMFEWEAEGKIALDRLGLPKNPMKFAAAGRILGNAGSYDARLPKGAADFAGATFGRLAEMMGISVIDPKWR; this comes from the coding sequence ATGCTAGAAGCAGGCGCAAAGGTGACCAATCAGCGGTCTGGAACACAGTTCGAACTACTTCAGATCGACCCTGCTGGTTTCGTCATGCGGTACACCATGAACGATAAAACGCTGGTTCCAGATTTTGCCGAGCACTTTCATGTTGGCTGGCATGAGGACTTCAAAGTGCTTTCCGGTGAAGGCACTTATGTTTTGGGTGGAGAAGAGGGCCGCGTTAAAGCCGGTGAGACTGTCTCAATGCCGGAGCAGGTGAAACACATTCACCCGATGAACGCGCTTGCTGAACCGATGATTATGGAGCAGCACACCAAGGTTACCGGTCATGGCCCCAATGCGGTTCAAGATACGCTTGGATTCCTGTTCACGATGTTTGAGTGGGAAGCTGAGGGCAAGATTGCGCTTGATAGGCTGGGGCTGCCAAAAAACCCAATGAAGTTCGCCGCAGCTGGGCGCATCTTGGGCAACGCGGGCAGCTATGACGCGCGGCTTCCCAAGGGCGCAGCAGATTTCGCTGGCGCTACGTTTGGACGGCTGGCTGAAATGATGGGGATCTCTGTCATTGACCCAAAGTGGCGTTGA
- a CDS encoding histidinol-phosphate transaminase, giving the protein MSTESPNRATPSFPQPRKGVLDIAAYVPGRAKAVPGVKLYKLSSNETPLGPSPKAVEAFHGVADDLASYPDGSALELREAIAKRHGIAADRIVCGNGSDELLALLAQTYLSPGDEAVFSEHGFLVYPIATKATGATPVDVKDTDLTADVDAFLAAVTERTKIVFLANPNNPTGTYVPFSEVRRLHAGLPAHVLLVLDAAYAEYVRRNDYESGMELAATAPNVVMTRTFSKIYGLAKLRIGWMYGPAHVIDAVNRVRGPFNMTGPAIAAGAAAMGDIGFIEKAVAHNDRWLPELTEALEKIGLEVTPSVGNFLLVHFPQAPGKTADDADAFLVKRGLVARKVGAYKLPNALRITIGSDEANTLLIETMTQFMAQAS; this is encoded by the coding sequence ATGTCCACTGAAAGCCCGAACCGGGCCACGCCTTCTTTTCCCCAGCCCCGCAAGGGCGTTCTTGATATCGCAGCTTATGTTCCCGGCCGTGCCAAAGCGGTGCCAGGCGTCAAGCTCTACAAGCTTTCCTCCAACGAGACGCCACTCGGGCCGAGCCCGAAGGCGGTCGAGGCCTTTCACGGCGTGGCCGATGATTTGGCAAGCTATCCCGACGGGTCGGCCTTGGAGCTGCGCGAGGCCATTGCCAAACGCCACGGCATTGCCGCTGACCGCATCGTCTGTGGCAATGGATCGGACGAACTGCTCGCGCTGCTGGCCCAGACCTATCTTTCGCCGGGCGATGAGGCGGTGTTTTCCGAGCACGGTTTTCTGGTCTACCCGATTGCCACCAAGGCAACAGGCGCGACACCGGTGGACGTCAAAGACACCGATCTGACTGCCGATGTGGACGCGTTTCTGGCAGCCGTCACCGAGCGCACGAAAATCGTCTTTCTGGCGAACCCGAACAATCCGACCGGCACTTATGTGCCGTTCTCCGAGGTTCGGCGCTTGCATGCGGGTCTGCCTGCCCATGTGCTGTTGGTCCTGGATGCGGCCTATGCGGAGTATGTGCGCCGCAATGATTATGAGAGCGGCATGGAGCTTGCCGCGACCGCGCCGAACGTGGTGATGACGCGCACGTTTTCGAAGATCTATGGTCTCGCCAAGCTGCGCATTGGCTGGATGTACGGCCCGGCCCATGTGATCGATGCCGTGAACCGTGTGCGTGGGCCGTTCAACATGACCGGCCCAGCTATTGCCGCTGGAGCAGCGGCGATGGGCGATATCGGTTTCATCGAGAAGGCCGTGGCGCACAATGATCGCTGGTTGCCGGAGCTGACCGAAGCGTTGGAGAAAATCGGGCTTGAGGTGACGCCGAGCGTCGGTAATTTCCTGTTGGTGCATTTCCCCCAAGCACCCGGCAAGACCGCGGATGATGCCGATGCGTTTCTGGTCAAGCGCGGCTTGGTGGCCCGCAAAGTGGGCGCCTACAAATTGCCAAACGCGCTGCGGATCACCATCGGATCGGACGAGGCCAATACGCTTCTGATTGAGACAATGACGCAGTTTATGGCCCAAGCGTCGTGA
- a CDS encoding LysE family translocator → MSIEFLITSLVVVLLPGTGVLYTLAIGLGRGFRASIAAAVGCTLGIVPAMIASIVGLAALFHTSALAFQVIKYAGVAYLFYMAWNILREGGALDVSEDRRPLSAFQTARDGVFLNVLNPKLSLFFLAFLPQFVPAAAANTTLTMVMLGLTFMALTFIVFVGYGACAALARDYVVSKPSVMVWLRRSFAATFGLLGLRLALAER, encoded by the coding sequence TTGAGCATCGAGTTTCTGATCACATCCCTCGTCGTCGTGCTCCTGCCGGGCACAGGCGTGCTCTACACGTTGGCCATTGGCCTCGGTCGCGGGTTCCGCGCCAGTATTGCGGCGGCGGTCGGCTGTACGCTGGGCATCGTCCCGGCCATGATTGCCAGCATTGTCGGTTTGGCCGCTCTGTTCCACACCTCCGCGCTCGCTTTTCAAGTGATCAAATATGCCGGTGTCGCTTACCTGTTCTACATGGCATGGAACATTCTGAGGGAAGGTGGCGCTTTGGACGTGTCGGAAGATCGCCGACCATTAAGTGCGTTTCAAACGGCGCGCGATGGCGTGTTTCTCAATGTGCTCAACCCCAAGCTTTCGCTGTTCTTCCTGGCGTTCTTGCCGCAATTTGTGCCGGCAGCTGCCGCCAACACAACGCTCACCATGGTGATGCTTGGCCTTACCTTCATGGCGCTCACCTTCATCGTTTTCGTCGGTTACGGCGCCTGCGCGGCTCTTGCGCGCGACTACGTCGTTTCCAAGCCATCGGTCATGGTGTGGTTACGCCGATCCTTTGCCGCAACCTTCGGGCTGCTTGGCTTGCGCTTGGCGCTGGCCGAACGATGA